A genomic stretch from Bradyrhizobium sp. 195 includes:
- a CDS encoding TadE/TadG family type IV pilus assembly protein — MISALSSRARHLLTDVRAVAATEFAIVTPFMLVLYIGGVELGNGLAMNVKVSATAHSVADMITQNTAVSTTQMDGILAAASAIMAPYPTKNGSSSLMTITVSQVSTDSNGNATVRWSKSTSSSGARTVGQQMTLSSFTAPGGTTNANISLILSEVSYDYTPNLGFTIAGTIKLSDSYYLFPRCSTNGPGGSSSFPYYDVKYGTGVTTCTCVQHLQQKTC; from the coding sequence ATGATCTCCGCCCTGTCGTCTCGCGCCCGGCACCTGTTGACCGATGTCCGCGCCGTTGCAGCGACGGAGTTCGCCATCGTGACGCCGTTCATGCTGGTGCTCTATATCGGTGGCGTCGAGCTCGGCAACGGGCTCGCCATGAACGTCAAGGTCAGCGCGACCGCGCACAGTGTCGCCGACATGATCACGCAGAACACCGCCGTTAGCACGACCCAGATGGACGGCATTCTCGCGGCCGCGAGTGCCATCATGGCTCCATATCCCACCAAGAATGGCAGCTCCTCCTTGATGACGATCACGGTCTCGCAGGTCTCGACGGACAGCAACGGCAATGCCACGGTGCGATGGAGCAAGTCCACAAGCTCCTCGGGCGCGCGAACCGTCGGTCAGCAGATGACCTTGTCTTCTTTTACCGCGCCAGGCGGCACCACCAATGCCAACATCTCCCTCATCCTGAGCGAGGTGTCTTATGACTACACGCCCAACCTCGGCTTCACCATCGCCGGCACCATCAAGCTGTCCGACAGCTACTATCTGTTCCCGCGCTGCTCGACCAACGGCCCGGGCGGCTCCTCGAGCTTTCCCTATTACGACGTGAAATATGGAACGGGGGTGACCACCTGCACCTGCGTCCAGCATTTGCAGCAGAAGACCTGCTAG
- the acdA gene encoding 3-sulfinopropanoyl-CoA desulfinase, giving the protein MELSSRQLALQERAAALSNGMIRTRAADIDQSREYPWDVVEALKAERFMGMTIPPEYGGEGRSFLDTVLVIEEIARSCTVSARIVVEANMGAISTVMAYGTEAQKKRAADLVLGGDKPAICITEPDAGSDASGMTTRADKRGNRYVLNGRKHWITGAGISRLHLIFARVFDESGEELGVGGFLAIRGEAQGLRVSKRETTMGLCGMPEGELVFEDLEITPDMVLLPPSGFKRGFADLINAYNSQRVGAGTVAMGIAAGALEHAIAWAKTREQFGRPIGEFQGLHWMLADMQTQLTASRLMLHAAALSRGPGGSAFPDPMLAAQAKIFASEAAIKIVNDALQVFGARGYSRDFPLERMARDVRMFTIGGGTAQVLRTLVAGRVLGWKLPQTRDGYVASRDLTEKN; this is encoded by the coding sequence ATGGAACTCTCATCCCGGCAACTGGCCTTGCAGGAAAGGGCTGCGGCGCTCTCGAACGGGATGATACGCACGCGTGCTGCCGACATCGATCAGTCGCGTGAATATCCATGGGACGTCGTCGAGGCGCTGAAGGCCGAGCGCTTCATGGGAATGACCATCCCGCCGGAATATGGCGGCGAGGGTCGAAGCTTCCTCGACACGGTGTTGGTCATCGAGGAAATCGCCCGGTCCTGTACCGTCTCCGCGCGCATCGTGGTCGAAGCCAACATGGGCGCCATCTCGACCGTCATGGCCTATGGGACCGAGGCGCAGAAGAAGCGCGCTGCCGATCTCGTCCTCGGAGGCGACAAGCCGGCCATTTGCATCACGGAGCCCGACGCGGGGAGCGATGCGAGCGGAATGACCACGCGAGCCGACAAACGTGGCAATCGCTACGTGCTCAACGGCAGGAAGCATTGGATCACCGGCGCCGGAATATCCCGTCTCCACCTGATCTTTGCACGCGTGTTCGATGAGAGCGGAGAGGAGCTGGGCGTCGGCGGCTTCCTGGCCATACGCGGCGAGGCGCAAGGGCTCCGCGTCAGCAAGCGCGAAACGACGATGGGGCTGTGCGGCATGCCCGAGGGCGAGCTCGTCTTCGAGGACCTCGAGATCACGCCGGACATGGTGCTGCTGCCGCCATCGGGCTTCAAGCGCGGCTTTGCCGACCTCATCAATGCCTACAACAGTCAGCGCGTCGGCGCCGGCACGGTCGCCATGGGGATTGCGGCGGGCGCACTGGAGCACGCCATCGCATGGGCGAAGACGCGCGAGCAGTTCGGCCGGCCGATCGGCGAGTTTCAAGGTCTGCACTGGATGCTCGCCGATATGCAGACGCAGCTGACCGCATCGCGCCTGATGCTGCACGCGGCGGCTCTTTCGCGCGGGCCGGGCGGCAGCGCATTTCCCGATCCGATGCTTGCCGCCCAGGCGAAGATCTTTGCCTCGGAAGCCGCGATCAAGATCGTCAACGATGCCCTGCAGGTGTTCGGAGCGCGCGGCTATTCGCGCGACTTTCCGCTCGAACGCATGGCGCGCGATGTCCGCATGTTCACGATCGGCGGCGGCACGGCTCAGGTGCTGCGCACTTTGGTCGCGGGCAGAGTCCTGGGCTGGAAGCTGCCGCAGACGCGCGATGGCTACGTCGCGTCGAGGGACCTTACGGAAAAGAACTAA
- the acuR gene encoding acrylate utilization transcriptional regulator AcuR → MLRTGLAILTEKGFSAVGVEEILASADVPKGSFYHYFGSKEAFGLALIDAYAAYFARKLDRWFDDAERAPLERLRNFIADARSGMARYGYRRGCLVGNLGQEMGALPEPFRKRLAAVFRDWEMRTSRCLRLAQETGDIPKGIDCDSLAHFFWIGWEGAVLRAKLERRPDALDVFARGFLAMIQAKQKDPRR, encoded by the coding sequence TTGCTGCGCACGGGCCTGGCGATTCTGACTGAAAAGGGATTCAGCGCCGTCGGCGTGGAGGAGATCCTGGCCTCCGCCGACGTGCCGAAGGGGTCGTTCTATCACTACTTCGGCAGCAAGGAGGCTTTTGGTCTCGCGCTGATCGATGCTTATGCCGCCTATTTCGCCCGCAAGCTGGATCGATGGTTCGACGATGCAGAGCGGGCTCCGCTGGAGCGCCTGCGCAATTTCATCGCAGACGCCCGCTCGGGCATGGCTCGCTACGGCTATCGACGCGGCTGTCTCGTCGGCAATCTCGGACAGGAGATGGGGGCGCTGCCGGAACCGTTCCGAAAGCGCCTGGCTGCCGTTTTCAGGGATTGGGAGATGCGGACCTCACGCTGCCTCCGCTTGGCGCAGGAGACGGGCGACATCCCCAAGGGTATCGATTGCGATAGCCTCGCGCATTTCTTCTGGATCGGCTGGGAAGGTGCGGTGCTGCGGGCGAAGCTGGAAAGACGCCCCGATGCGCTCGACGTCTTCGCGCGAGGATTTCTCGCGATGATCCAGGCCAAACAAAAGGATCCACGACGGTGA
- a CDS encoding CoA transferase subunit A — translation MTDFVTPQKMAEMIPSGCKLGLAPDDYAAAPGLVRMLIDRGIRDLHVVCAPIGGMQVDMLIGAGAVATLETSAVSLGEAGGAPCFSRAVRDGSIRLRDATCPAVFAGLTAAEKGVPFMPIRGIIDSDVLKKRDDWKVTSNPFDDGEQIVVVSAIRPDIALFHAPEADRFGNVRLGRRRETMLLAHASKKAFVTVERISDVSLLEDEKMAAGVLPAIYVSAVAQLQNGGWPTGLYAEYPRDGQEIEKYARAARSPEGFLAYVRDSRSVA, via the coding sequence ATGACAGACTTCGTGACGCCGCAGAAGATGGCCGAGATGATTCCGTCGGGGTGCAAGCTTGGTTTGGCGCCGGATGACTACGCCGCGGCCCCCGGATTGGTTCGGATGCTGATCGATCGAGGCATTCGCGATCTCCATGTGGTCTGTGCGCCGATTGGCGGCATGCAGGTCGATATGCTCATCGGCGCCGGCGCCGTGGCAACGCTGGAGACCAGCGCCGTCAGTCTCGGCGAGGCGGGCGGCGCGCCCTGTTTCAGCCGGGCTGTCCGCGACGGATCCATTCGCCTCCGCGACGCGACTTGTCCCGCGGTGTTCGCGGGCCTGACCGCCGCGGAGAAGGGGGTTCCGTTCATGCCGATCCGCGGCATCATCGACAGTGACGTCTTGAAGAAACGGGACGACTGGAAGGTGACGTCCAACCCGTTCGACGATGGTGAGCAGATCGTCGTGGTCTCGGCGATTCGGCCCGACATCGCATTGTTTCATGCGCCTGAAGCAGATCGGTTTGGCAACGTTCGGCTGGGGCGTCGGCGCGAAACGATGCTGCTGGCCCATGCGTCGAAGAAGGCGTTCGTGACGGTCGAGCGCATCTCCGATGTGTCCCTGCTCGAGGATGAGAAAATGGCCGCGGGTGTCTTGCCCGCGATCTACGTGAGCGCGGTGGCACAGCTTCAGAACGGTGGATGGCCGACGGGGCTTTACGCGGAGTATCCCAGGGACGGGCAGGAGATCGAGAAATACGCCCGAGCGGCGCGGTCGCCGGAAGGATTTTTGGCCTACGTCCGGGACTCCAGGAGCGTCGCATGA
- a CDS encoding TadE/TadG family type IV pilus assembly protein: MLRRAVLGFATDRKANVAIIFALTLVPIIFLLGMTLDYTLALRKREQLNAAADAAAIAAVRPAMLTQTNSDTIKETAKAVFAAKANLPGLAATPTPTVTVTDSGLARTITVSYTAESVNNFPGVLGKQTWQVAGSAIAKASSAPNMNFYLLLDDSPSMALAATQGDIDNMVLATKTQPTYARNCAFACHEAHPNNAAPSSTNKDNLTVARANNITLRIDLVTNAVKQLMVGPWTCPQSGTSGGVMQCMSALNNTTYKAAIYTFDYALNTIQTLTTPTTAGTKIGNIQLLTVDHQNCPVLNGSGGCIYTTDYGTDISKGLTDLNTIMPNPGDGSATGTPQEVVFLVTDGVEDKLIPKSGGSCDPNATYPLPSANSTTARCQQPLNTAICDTIKNRNIRIAILYTEYLELPSDGWYTSRISQFNNPSSSTGTIAQRLQSCASPGLYANVKNGGDINKALTDLFIKVASSTASLVK; this comes from the coding sequence ATGCTCCGCCGCGCAGTGCTCGGTTTCGCGACAGACCGGAAGGCCAACGTCGCCATCATTTTCGCGCTGACGCTGGTTCCTATCATCTTTCTGCTGGGGATGACGCTCGACTACACGCTCGCCCTGCGCAAGCGGGAGCAGTTGAACGCGGCTGCCGACGCGGCCGCGATCGCGGCCGTGAGGCCGGCGATGCTGACGCAGACCAATAGCGATACCATCAAGGAGACCGCGAAGGCCGTCTTTGCCGCCAAGGCGAATCTTCCCGGGCTGGCGGCCACGCCGACGCCGACGGTCACGGTCACCGATTCCGGTCTCGCGCGGACCATCACGGTGTCCTACACCGCGGAGTCCGTCAACAATTTCCCGGGCGTTCTCGGCAAGCAGACTTGGCAGGTGGCCGGTTCGGCGATCGCGAAGGCGTCGAGCGCGCCCAACATGAATTTCTACCTGTTGCTGGATGATTCCCCGTCGATGGCGCTGGCGGCGACCCAGGGCGACATCGACAACATGGTTCTCGCCACGAAGACCCAACCCACCTACGCGAGGAATTGTGCATTCGCCTGTCATGAGGCGCATCCCAACAACGCTGCCCCCAGCTCGACGAACAAGGACAACCTCACGGTCGCGCGCGCGAACAACATCACGCTGCGGATCGATCTCGTGACCAATGCCGTCAAGCAGTTGATGGTCGGACCCTGGACGTGCCCTCAGTCGGGCACGTCGGGCGGCGTCATGCAGTGCATGTCGGCGCTCAACAATACGACCTACAAGGCGGCCATCTACACCTTCGACTACGCCCTGAACACGATCCAGACGCTGACCACCCCGACCACGGCCGGCACGAAGATCGGCAACATTCAGCTCCTGACGGTCGACCACCAGAACTGCCCCGTTCTCAACGGTTCGGGCGGCTGCATCTACACCACCGACTACGGCACCGATATCTCGAAGGGGCTGACGGACCTCAACACCATCATGCCCAATCCCGGCGACGGTAGCGCGACCGGTACGCCGCAGGAAGTGGTCTTCCTCGTCACCGACGGCGTCGAGGACAAGCTCATCCCGAAGTCGGGGGGCAGCTGTGACCCCAACGCTACCTATCCGCTTCCGTCAGCCAACTCCACGACTGCGCGATGCCAGCAACCGCTTAATACGGCGATATGCGACACGATCAAGAATCGAAACATTCGTATCGCGATCCTCTACACCGAGTACCTGGAACTGCCGAGCGACGGCTGGTACACCAGCCGTATCTCGCAGTTCAACAATCCGTCCTCATCGACGGGCACGATCGCGCAACGGCTGCAATCCTGTGCGTCACCGGGCCTGTACGCAAATGTCAAGAATGGTGGCGACATCAACAAGGCTCTGACGGACCTGTTCATCAAGGTTGCGTCCAGCACGGCCAGCCTCGTGAAGTAG
- a CDS encoding GMC family oxidoreductase: protein MYDFIIVGGGSAGSVLAHRLSAKSANKVLLCEAGQDTPPGNEPAEIRDSYPGTAYFDPRFHWTELKVTTQVVSHNNPHEARPPLRKYEQARVLGGGSSINGQMANRGAPTDYDEWDARGATGWSWNDVLPFFKKVERDLDFDGPFHGKDGKIPVRRIPREHWTRHSQAFAEAFQQAGHQFVPDQNGAFVDGYFPVTHSNQAEQRVSAAMGYLDRDTRQRANLTISTNTQVRELLFEDTRCVGVKAMIDGREQEFRGREIILSSGAIHSPAHLLRAGIGPVGHLKDLGIPVLMGLPGVGQRLMDHPSISLSSFVRRGARMNEHTRRHMQLGLRYSSGLEGVPKGDMFVVLLSKSAWHGVGEQIGSLLTFVNKTYSETGQVKLASRDPSAEPIVEFNLLSDRRDLDRLMSGFRKMAAVQMSDVVKAVTDKPFPAAYTDKVRKIGVVNTKNRILTKIAAALMDGPAALRHYMIDNFVVEGFTFDQVMNDDEALEAFVRKATIGVWHASCSCRMGRADDPMAVVDTEGRVKGIQGLRVVDASIFPVVPCANTNFPVLMSAEKIAAAIMQ, encoded by the coding sequence GTGTACGACTTCATCATCGTGGGCGGCGGCTCGGCGGGGTCCGTGCTGGCCCACCGGCTCTCGGCGAAGAGCGCCAACAAGGTCCTGCTATGCGAAGCCGGGCAGGACACGCCGCCCGGCAACGAGCCGGCCGAGATCAGAGACAGCTATCCCGGCACCGCCTATTTCGATCCGCGCTTCCACTGGACCGAGCTGAAGGTCACGACCCAGGTCGTCAGCCACAACAATCCGCATGAAGCGCGGCCTCCGTTACGCAAATACGAGCAGGCGCGCGTGCTCGGCGGCGGTTCGTCGATCAACGGCCAGATGGCCAATCGCGGCGCACCGACCGATTACGACGAATGGGACGCGCGGGGCGCTACGGGCTGGAGCTGGAACGACGTGCTGCCCTTCTTCAAGAAGGTGGAGCGCGACCTCGATTTCGACGGTCCCTTCCACGGCAAGGACGGCAAGATCCCGGTTCGCCGGATTCCGCGCGAGCACTGGACGCGGCATTCGCAGGCCTTCGCCGAGGCGTTCCAGCAGGCCGGGCACCAGTTCGTGCCGGACCAGAACGGCGCGTTCGTCGACGGTTATTTTCCGGTGACGCATTCCAACCAGGCCGAGCAACGCGTCTCGGCCGCGATGGGTTATCTCGATCGCGACACCCGACAGCGCGCCAACCTCACGATCTCCACCAACACGCAAGTGAGAGAGCTGCTGTTCGAAGACACGCGGTGCGTCGGCGTGAAGGCGATGATTGACGGGCGCGAACAGGAATTCCGCGGGCGCGAGATCATTCTCTCCAGCGGCGCCATCCATTCGCCGGCGCATCTGCTCCGCGCCGGCATCGGCCCGGTCGGTCATCTCAAGGATCTCGGCATTCCCGTCCTGATGGGCTTGCCTGGCGTCGGCCAGCGCCTGATGGATCATCCCTCGATCTCGCTGTCCTCCTTCGTCCGCCGCGGCGCGCGCATGAACGAGCACACCAGGCGCCACATGCAGCTCGGTTTGCGATATTCTTCGGGGCTCGAAGGCGTGCCGAAGGGCGACATGTTCGTCGTCCTGCTCAGCAAGTCGGCCTGGCACGGGGTCGGGGAGCAGATCGGCTCGCTCTTGACCTTCGTCAACAAGACTTATTCCGAGACCGGGCAGGTCAAGCTTGCCTCGCGCGATCCCTCGGCAGAACCGATCGTCGAGTTCAATCTCCTGTCCGACCGGCGCGACCTCGATCGGCTGATGAGCGGCTTCCGCAAGATGGCGGCGGTGCAGATGAGCGACGTGGTCAAGGCGGTGACGGACAAGCCGTTCCCGGCCGCCTATACGGACAAGGTGCGCAAGATCGGCGTGGTCAATACCAAAAACAGGATTCTGACCAAGATCGCCGCGGCCTTGATGGACGGGCCGGCGGCGCTGCGTCACTACATGATCGACAATTTCGTGGTCGAGGGATTTACCTTCGATCAGGTCATGAACGACGACGAGGCGCTGGAAGCCTTCGTGCGCAAGGCGACGATCGGCGTGTGGCACGCCTCGTGCTCATGCCGCATGGGCCGGGCCGACGATCCGATGGCGGTGGTCGATACAGAAGGTCGCGTCAAGGGCATCCAGGGCCTGCGCGTCGTCGACGCCTCGATCTTCCCGGTGGTGCCATGCGCCAACACCAACTTCCCGGTCCTGATGTCGGCGGAGAAGATCGCGGCGGCGATCATGCAATAG
- a CDS encoding acyl-CoA carboxylase subunit beta, producing the protein MNWKPELDELARREAFAREMGGVDKVKRQHDQGRLTVRERIDKLIDRNSFHEIGAVSGIGEYDSSGELQKLTPANCVFGRARVDGRTVVVVGDDFTVRGGSADASISAKPLMAEEMAHDFRLPIVRIIEGSGGGGSVKTIETKGAANLPGGIGGTRWYRFTTENLSRVPVVALGLGSVAGLGAARLASSHYSIMTRKSAMFVAGPPVVKALGQDLSKEELGGADIQTRAGAVDHAVDTEEEAFACARRFLSYLPSSVYELPPTLPCTDDPERSEEALLNVVPRNRKQVYKMRPIIESVVDKGSFFEVGKNFGKPLIVGLARLEGRAVLLLASDSFHYGGSWTADACQKVVRWVDFAETFHLPVVYLMDCPGFMIGLDAEKAATIRHGVRAMAAVNQTTVPWCTVILRNAFGVAGVVHQPADRFSIRYAWPSAYWGSLPLEGGIEAAYRADIDAAEDKAAKLEEIQERLNKLRSPFRSAEKFWVEEIIDPRKTRSLLCEFARLAEPLRKPGPPENFSIRP; encoded by the coding sequence ATGAACTGGAAGCCGGAACTCGACGAGCTCGCCCGGCGCGAAGCCTTCGCGCGGGAGATGGGCGGCGTTGACAAGGTCAAGCGACAGCATGACCAGGGCCGGCTGACTGTTCGGGAGCGTATCGACAAGCTCATTGATCGAAATAGCTTTCACGAGATCGGTGCCGTCTCCGGCATCGGTGAGTACGATTCCAGCGGCGAGCTGCAGAAACTGACGCCGGCGAACTGCGTGTTCGGCCGCGCTCGCGTCGACGGCCGCACCGTCGTGGTGGTCGGCGATGATTTCACCGTGCGCGGCGGCTCGGCCGATGCGTCGATTTCTGCAAAGCCGTTGATGGCGGAGGAGATGGCGCACGACTTCCGTCTGCCGATCGTCCGCATCATCGAAGGCTCCGGCGGCGGCGGCTCGGTCAAGACCATCGAGACCAAGGGCGCGGCCAATCTGCCTGGAGGCATCGGCGGCACGCGCTGGTATCGCTTCACGACCGAGAATTTATCGCGTGTGCCGGTGGTCGCGCTCGGCCTCGGCTCGGTCGCGGGGCTTGGCGCGGCGCGTCTCGCGTCCAGCCACTATTCGATCATGACGCGGAAGTCCGCGATGTTCGTCGCCGGACCGCCGGTTGTGAAGGCGCTGGGGCAGGACCTCTCGAAGGAAGAGCTCGGCGGCGCCGACATCCAGACCCGCGCCGGCGCGGTCGACCATGCCGTCGACACGGAGGAAGAAGCGTTCGCCTGCGCGCGGCGTTTCCTCTCTTACTTGCCGTCGTCGGTCTACGAACTGCCGCCGACCTTGCCCTGCACCGACGATCCGGAGCGCTCCGAAGAGGCGCTGCTGAATGTGGTGCCGCGCAACCGCAAGCAGGTCTACAAGATGCGGCCCATCATCGAGTCCGTCGTCGACAAGGGCTCGTTCTTCGAGGTCGGCAAGAACTTCGGCAAGCCCCTCATCGTCGGCCTCGCCCGGCTGGAGGGCAGGGCGGTGCTGCTGCTCGCCAGCGACAGCTTCCACTATGGCGGCTCCTGGACCGCGGATGCCTGCCAGAAGGTGGTGCGCTGGGTCGACTTCGCAGAGACCTTCCATCTGCCGGTCGTCTATCTCATGGATTGTCCCGGCTTCATGATCGGCCTCGATGCCGAGAAAGCCGCCACCATCCGTCACGGCGTTCGCGCCATGGCCGCGGTCAACCAGACCACCGTGCCCTGGTGCACCGTGATCCTGCGCAACGCGTTTGGTGTTGCGGGTGTCGTGCATCAGCCGGCCGACCGCTTCTCGATCCGCTACGCCTGGCCGTCGGCCTATTGGGGCTCGCTGCCGCTCGAAGGCGGCATTGAGGCCGCCTATCGCGCCGACATCGACGCGGCCGAGGACAAGGCGGCGAAGCTGGAGGAAATCCAGGAGCGCCTCAACAAGCTGCGCTCGCCGTTCCGCTCGGCCGAAAAGTTCTGGGTCGAGGAGATCATCGATCCCCGCAAGACGCGCTCGCTGTTGTGCGAGTTCGCCCGGCTCGCAGAGCCCTTGCGCAAGCCGGGACCGCCGGAGAACTTTTCGATCAGGCCGTAG
- a CDS encoding peroxidase-related enzyme (This protein belongs to a clade of uncharacterized proteins related to peroxidases such as the alkylhydroperoxidase AhpD.): MTQALAISRFPVPDLADMPDDIRARILAVQEKSGFIPNVFLVLAHRPDEFRAFFAYHDALMDKPGNLTKAEREMIVVATSNLNQCQYCVVAHGAILRIRAKDPLIADQVAVNYRKADITDRQKAMLDFAVRVSTEAYKVSEADFATLKSHGFTEDDMWDIAAISAFFGLSNRIANVTSMRPNPEFYSMGRG; encoded by the coding sequence ATGACCCAGGCACTTGCAATCAGCCGCTTTCCCGTCCCTGATCTGGCCGACATGCCGGACGACATCCGGGCCCGGATCCTGGCTGTCCAGGAGAAGTCCGGCTTCATTCCGAACGTGTTTCTCGTGCTCGCGCACCGGCCGGACGAGTTTCGCGCGTTCTTTGCCTATCACGATGCGCTGATGGACAAGCCCGGCAATCTCACCAAGGCCGAGCGGGAAATGATCGTGGTTGCGACCAGCAATCTCAATCAGTGCCAGTATTGCGTCGTCGCGCATGGCGCGATCCTGCGCATCCGCGCGAAGGATCCGCTGATCGCCGATCAGGTCGCGGTCAACTACCGCAAGGCTGACATCACCGATCGGCAGAAGGCGATGCTCGATTTCGCCGTGCGCGTCTCGACCGAGGCCTACAAGGTTTCCGAAGCCGATTTCGCCACTCTGAAATCGCACGGCTTCACGGAAGACGACATGTGGGACATCGCCGCGATCTCGGCCTTCTTCGGCCTCTCCAACCGGATTGCCAACGTCACCAGCATGCGTCCGAACCCAGAATTCTACAGCATGGGACGCGGCTGA
- a CDS encoding TadE/TadG family type IV pilus assembly protein has product MFGYGSTIIRRRNRCAAFARDSRGATAVEFALVAAPFLALVIALIQTFLVFFAQQMLESVVRQSARLVMTGQVQSANMTQAVFKQKVCDQVVILFTCNGLMIDMQVATSWNSANTALPTLTYDASGKVSNVWQYDPGDAGDIVVLRVMYEWPVVLGPLGFNLSNLSNGNRLIMSSAAFQNEPGAT; this is encoded by the coding sequence ATGTTCGGATACGGTTCGACCATCATCAGACGCCGCAATCGCTGCGCCGCATTCGCGCGGGACAGCAGGGGCGCCACGGCCGTCGAGTTCGCGCTCGTCGCCGCGCCGTTTCTCGCCCTCGTCATCGCACTCATTCAGACGTTTCTGGTCTTCTTCGCCCAGCAGATGCTCGAATCCGTCGTGCGCCAATCGGCGCGGCTTGTCATGACTGGACAGGTTCAGTCCGCGAACATGACGCAGGCCGTTTTCAAGCAGAAGGTCTGCGACCAGGTCGTGATCCTGTTCACTTGCAACGGCCTGATGATCGACATGCAGGTCGCGACCTCGTGGAATTCCGCGAACACGGCGTTGCCGACCCTGACCTACGATGCATCGGGCAAGGTCTCCAATGTCTGGCAGTACGATCCGGGCGACGCCGGCGATATCGTCGTGCTCCGCGTGATGTACGAGTGGCCGGTCGTCCTCGGCCCGCTCGGTTTCAACCTCTCGAATCTCAGCAACGGCAATCGGCTGATCATGTCGTCTGCCGCGTTCCAGAACGAGCCAGGAGCTACCTGA
- a CDS encoding FAD-binding oxidoreductase, with amino-acid sequence MPAAGPSSEPIIPTAPLTAQMRDSLRAIVGEKGLIEDEHGKQPFVTDWRGLLVGGAGAVVRPGSTEEVAKVVRLCHEHGVAIVPQGGNTGLMGGATPWPAHTGIVLSLGRMNRVLDVDATGYTMTVEAGCVLQALQETASRHDRFLPLSLGAQGSCMIGGNLSTNAGGVQVLRYGNARNLVLGLEVVLPSGEVWDGLRALKKDNTGYDLKHLFMGAEGTLGIITKAVLKLWPAPKDVCTAWLAIRDPRAALEILSEAHSASEDNVGSCELMSRAAIDMVLRHIPGTQDPLRADTPWYLLLEWSSSRARQDGADGIAAKMEQFLSQQLEAGRVIDAVIAQTGSQSQNMWRIRESVAEASRAEGPGLSYDVSVAISRIPEFIDLGLKAVCDILPAIRPYPLGHIGDGNLHFSFMGPLGMDQQTLTQYKAAITRAVNDLITSMGGSISAEHGIGIDKLDELSHYRSKTELDIMQTIKRALDPQNIMNPGKVLRL; translated from the coding sequence ATGCCGGCTGCCGGTCCGTCGTCCGAACCCATCATTCCAACCGCTCCGCTGACCGCCCAAATGCGCGATTCGCTGCGCGCGATCGTCGGTGAGAAGGGCCTCATCGAGGACGAGCACGGCAAGCAGCCGTTCGTGACGGACTGGCGCGGACTGCTGGTTGGAGGGGCCGGAGCCGTCGTTCGTCCTGGCAGTACCGAGGAGGTCGCGAAGGTGGTCAGGCTCTGCCATGAACACGGGGTCGCGATCGTGCCGCAGGGTGGAAACACCGGGCTGATGGGCGGAGCCACGCCCTGGCCCGCGCACACCGGCATCGTGTTGTCGCTTGGCCGCATGAACCGCGTGCTGGACGTCGATGCCACCGGTTACACCATGACGGTCGAGGCCGGCTGCGTGCTGCAGGCTCTTCAGGAGACAGCAAGCCGGCACGACAGGTTCCTGCCCCTCAGCCTTGGCGCCCAGGGCTCGTGCATGATCGGCGGCAATCTGTCGACCAACGCCGGCGGCGTGCAGGTGCTCCGCTATGGCAATGCCCGCAATCTCGTCCTGGGCCTCGAGGTCGTGCTGCCGAGCGGCGAGGTCTGGGACGGGTTGCGTGCGCTCAAGAAGGACAATACGGGCTACGACCTCAAGCATCTCTTCATGGGCGCCGAAGGAACGCTCGGCATCATCACGAAGGCCGTGCTCAAGCTATGGCCGGCTCCCAAGGACGTCTGCACCGCGTGGCTGGCGATCCGGGATCCGCGCGCGGCGCTGGAGATCCTGTCGGAAGCCCATAGCGCATCCGAGGACAATGTCGGCTCCTGCGAGCTGATGAGCCGCGCCGCAATCGACATGGTGCTCCGCCACATCCCCGGCACGCAGGATCCGCTTCGGGCGGACACGCCATGGTACCTGCTGCTCGAATGGTCGTCCTCGCGGGCGCGCCAGGACGGAGCTGACGGCATCGCGGCGAAGATGGAGCAGTTTCTTAGCCAGCAGCTCGAGGCCGGACGCGTGATCGACGCGGTGATCGCTCAGACCGGAAGCCAATCGCAGAACATGTGGCGCATCCGCGAAAGCGTCGCCGAGGCCTCCCGCGCCGAGGGGCCGGGACTCAGCTACGACGTGTCAGTGGCCATCTCCAGGATTCCGGAGTTCATCGACCTCGGGCTCAAGGCGGTGTGCGACATTCTCCCGGCCATTCGCCCCTATCCTTTGGGGCACATCGGCGACGGCAACCTGCATTTTTCGTTCATGGGGCCGCTCGGCATGGATCAGCAGACACTGACCCAATACAAGGCCGCGATCACGCGGGCCGTGAACGATCTCATCACGTCCATGGGCGGCTCGATCTCGGCGGAACACGGCATCGGCATCGACAAGCTCGACGAGCTCAGCCACTACCGCTCGAAGACCGAGCTCGACATCATGCAAACCATCAAGCGCGCGCTCGATCCGCAGAACATCATGAATCCCGGCAAGGTGTTGCGGCTATAG